AATGCCAACTATGCAGTATACCATTATCCAGAGAGTGTCCAACCAGGAAACAATGGTGAATGTGGACTTTTAGGTCACAGAACATCATACACATCCCCATTTGAGTATATAAGAATTTTAGTTCCGGGAGATGATGTATACATCTATGATGAGGGAAATAAAAAGAAGTACATTTACAAAGTTGTATCCAATGGTAAAGATATCCGTTATGATTACAAGACAAATCCCATAAAATTCCAAACAAGTGGGACCTCAAGACTGTTATTGGTAACATGTTATCCTCCTGGAACCACCAGGGCAGCTTGGATTACTCATTGTGAACTGGACTCAGTTG
Above is a window of Methanobacterium sp. Maddingley MBC34 DNA encoding:
- a CDS encoding sortase (surface protein transpeptidase) (PFAM: Sortase family): MKRVNSVLLILIFFLMGVSAFLIVMNGQLTYDIVFGNDLPQSAYVSPASNSSNGTTQNNVSSADNTKSDEVKTKSIPLESIKTTYKLSIPRLGLNSSIRDDTVNANYAVYHYPESVQPGNNGECGLLGHRTSYTSPFEYIRILVPGDDVYIYDEGNKKKYIYKVVSNGKDIRYDYKTNPIKFQTSGTSRLLLVTCYPPGTTRAAWITHCELDSVDSY